aaaatgtatcaaacaTTATGGTAAAACAGATGGAAAAAAAGAGCAGCAAGTAAAATCTGTAACTTAATAGTAATAAATGTAAACCGGTTTTAATTCACTAAGCTTATAACTAAATGTACCAAACTACAGATATATAGATCAGCAGCTTATAGTGGTTATAATATGTGCCAATAATAAACAGATAATGTTTACTAGCTTTATCCCAAATAATTCACGTTTTTATAGTATGCctgttttaatattaaaaatgtacctGTCTTCGAGCCCCTGCTAATCGAGGACTTGTACTGTGCATTGTTTTGAGGTCTGGTATTGGAGTTGAGGTATAACATGGGTTCCTGTTTAACAGCTGTTTAGCAGTCAAGATCAGTGCAGCTCCATTCATAATGGGACTGATCACAGCCATATTCTCTTTATCTAAGGTAGAATCGCCAACACTATAAGAGGAGTGGGGTTCTGCACTGAAGTAAACAGTACTACTGCAGTCTGCGGGACAGGTGTCATACACCCCACCCTTCTCTGGAGACTGCTGTCTGACTTCAGCACCAGAAAACCCCTCTCTGTTTTCAACCGGACAGCTTTCAGATCGTTCACCTGCTTCCACTGAGGGCTGGTTACAACAGTTCCCTCCAGAGTCTGTGTCAGGTGCATCATCATTCCCAAGGATGACTGAAAGCCCTCTGTCTCCATAAAGGCAGTTGATCTTGTCTGTGTTTCCAGTTTTAAGAGCCAGGTGTATTAACATACGATGATGGTGCCAGTCGCCCTCTAGAGGCTGATCAGAACAGCCTCCTGCATGTTTCACAGAAGCAAAATCGGTCACTGAGAAAGTGCCATGATTGTGTGTGGAGGATTCAAGTGTCGTGTCCTTGCAGTCTCCATCCGTTGTTCTGTCAACTGTTGTCAAGCTCATTTGGAGTCTCAGACTCTGGAGGATCTCAGTGGATTTTGGATGAAGAAATCGGTAGTaaagaacaacaaaaatgacaccTAGAAAAATAGAGAacagagaacattataattgtcagctttttatgtttatttttttttattagaaaaagtgatttctagaaatgcacaatatattgAGATCATATTGGTTATCAGATGATATAATGtttgttaaaggggacctattatgtttTTGGGCtttactagaataggttttcatgcttgcaTGTTCAAAAAACAAGTATGTAACAGTTAATACGCTGTCGTAAATGCCGTGAACTGTCACATGAACAAGCAAATTCAAATTTAcgcaaaaataaagaataataaaaatcatataacactatattagatatttttaatttgataagTGTGTCAAAATGTCATCTAAAATTTACGACCTCTTTaggggcttttcacactgtgcttaacCCTTGGTTATCGTCATTCTAAACATCgcttttaaccctgggtaaaggaGCATttcacttgtaatttagatgcggggttagcaccgctttttactcGCCATTATGAAACtctgctctggagcagggttagcaccactTTTGCGGTGTTAACCCTGCGTTGCGCTGCCAAACCTGTACAATGTGAaactatgcagtgttagaatgttaagactagatgcttagcaacggATAACCAATAGCGTGCCTCATATTCACGTGCTTTagacagtcacagaaacactgcTTGTGAAGAAGAGactgtttcattcttaccttaaTAGTCCAAAATGTCAATTCAGTATAAACTTGATATTACAGTTGGCAATACaggatgcgcaatgctagagcttggtaaacaggtcacgtgctgcatttatccaatcaatgacactgacactgcaaatatgcaaaaaagaaCGTTAACCcaaatgacccagggttaactatttcaagcgTGAAAGgtattaaatttgattttttaaatttatggtcattaaaagtcttaaaaaagggcttttcacacttgaaatagttaaccctggctcattctaaaccccgggtaaattgaatcctgggttatcttgcttcacgtttcacactgctcataatttacccggggttattGATTAAacctgggtattcataaaccGACGTTTCACATTTTACATTCCTAAACCTTGGGTTAACgttctaatttgcatatttgcggtgtcagtgttTGGCAATTACAAGTTTGGCACTGCAATGCTGGGTTAACACAGCAAAAGCGCtgctaaccctgctccagaGTACGGTTTCAAAACCCAGGGTAAAAAGTggtgctaaccccgcttctgaattacaagtgtgaaacattcctttacccagggttaaaagcggtgtttagaacgacaATAACCCGGGGTTCagcacagtgtgaaaagcccttgtAAGACTTTTAAGGATCCATGGGAACCCTGTCTATTTAAGTCCACGTGTCATTTTACAAATAACtgtgcttctaaccacagctcgagagctgtaGTTCCAACCACGTAAGTTTGCGATGTGGTTTGCGAATGTTTGTTGGAACTATGGTTAACGActgaacttgcgaccatagttggctaacgatgcttttgggaaatgcacccctgtTCTGGTCTTTAGTTTCCGGTCAGCAGAactagtgtgttgtgattggtcaaccgcttcaAGTGTGTTTAGGAAATGTTCTTACCATAACCTTAAGTTTCAACACACCactaacgcaactcaaccaggTCTCGTCCCCTTTTTTTTTAcgtatgccttgggcgggaattatttgaatgaggaatattgtgacgtgtacTTTTCCGGAagaagactacaatggaggtgtttcagggagttcagaaactcCCTGAAGTGGACTTTGTGCTTTTTTAGTGCTCTTTTGTGctctttgcagacctttttcatactcaaacagcaacattacacactaaagaaagttgaaaatgtaaataaagcataataggacccttTTATAAGTATCTGTACTGGAAATATAATTTTGCATGCTCATTTCCTCTATTTTTTCATTCAGATCATCTAACGGCAATCTTTATTTAAGaataatgttaaatttaatctttagtaaatctcaaaatgaataccAATTTTTCATACTGTGCATTATAAGgctgtgatgcctaaattcacttgtggCATTTTAAACAACtgatttcagtttttttgttttctttttaatttatttagacaaaatagtagtATTATAATAATAGGCATTTAAAGGCTATTGGCCATAACgtgaaaaaaattatcaatataAGGCATTTTTTAATATCAATGCATCTCTAATGTTTACCGATAAAGAAGCTGCATAAGACAGCCACAGGAATACTCATGCTGTCCCATGAAGGCTTCCTGAGCGAGTCCGACGCCAGAAGCAGAAGGAACGTGTTCTCCAGCAACATTAACTACAAAAGATAGAAACTGTGGATCAATGATCTTTGaaatcaataaacaataaaaaaacaaagatgtgAGCTATTGTTCATGAGAGAAGATTCATTGTCTAAAATGGTTATCAGCATAAAAGTGAACACAACCTTGCAGCATTTCACACACTTTCAGGAATTGGTCAGGACAGTTTTCCaaatatttttcacaatattctgcCGATTTCACCATTCACATCTATTACTGAGAGAGCAGCagttactaaaattaaaattattacaatttattaattaaaattatagtattttttaatattcttttttaaattaataaaaatattaatgaaattaaataattagaAACTGCAAAAGTTTAAgttgaactgaaataaaaaataaattaaagctaaaaaaaaaaaaaaaaatcaattaattaaaataaaaaaaaagacaaaaacacataacaaaattactaaaagctAGAAGTAAAATCAAAACtgaatatataacaataaaagctaattcaaactattattaaccctctggtgctgttcGCATGTCGATCAAAAATTaccaaatttttttatttcaattaaatgtttgtactatattttagttcaataatgttttttatttattattttgtatttttaggggattttatggtactaaattatatttatgcaatagttataatccattttttcactttttgagcataaatcttgaatgctttggagcacagacttTGTGAAAGTTTGGTCTcgacacttggcagattatatatatatattccaaaatcaaagccataaatctaatcAAGCTGTGTTCCACATTTGAGGTTGATAtatcaaaaaatgagctttcagtaagaattTGTTTCTGCACAGAACCAAATGTTTCCAGTAGATGAAATTCATCTCCCTTTCATTTCCAATCATTTTTGACCGCAAACAATACAAGAGTGGCTTTTTTTCAGGACAATTTAACCTTtttgaatcatgtccatgattttgtgtgtgtgtgtgtgtgtgtgtgtgtgtgtgtgtgtgtgtgtgtgtgtgttcacacagcCAAACCTTTgccaagtttcgtaccattccggtgaagtaaaaaattctaaaaaaacaaaacgtaaacttttttttggtcaaaaatgacccaacagcaccagagggttaaccACTTAGCATTCCTGCAAAATTTGCCTAAAACACCTAAAAAGGCATACACAAAGTAAATTGCATGTTCTTGAACCATTTGGAGTTTATGCATGGTTTTGGTCTTTTTTGAAAGGTACGTGTACCGCGGGCGGTACAGTGGAAAACTAACaggttaataaatactataataagatataaataaaaaaaaaataacactgctgtgCAGAGAAACTTACCAAATAGAACCCAGTCATGCGGTACCGCGAGGGACCGTCTTTAACATTAAGGAACAGGAAAACATGCATAGCCCCCAAGATTAAGTTGAAGAGACGCCAGGAACTACGGTTAATGCAGATGTCTGTCTGCTGGGACACTTGCCAGAATGTCATAATGAGCCAGTGGAAACCTGAGCAGGGATTTAAAAAGACAATAACAAAGCAGCCATTTATTAACAAATCATCCTTTTCCAGGTAAGAGTTGGGCAATGACAAATTACCGTAAAGCACTCAAGACTGTCATGCAAACTAACTGTGAAGGCTTTTGTGTGTAAGGATTTGTCTACACAAAATCACAAGGCTTGACTCACCCACGACTCCAGAGAACCACCAGTGAAACGCACTGCAGAAGAACATAAGGCTGGCCACCCTGGCACCCAGCATGCCCCCTCTCCATATGAGCTGGCACAGCATTGCAGCAGGAGTCATGTGCAGGTGTCCAGGACGGAGCAGAAAGCATGAATGGCTGAACAGGACCAGAAACCAGGACACATTCAGCAGACTCAGCCCGACACATAAAGCCACTGTAAAAAGAGGTTCAGGGAATAAACTGTTTCCTGTGAGTCCGGCTACGTTTACACtctcagtccaaatccgattatttgtgtatccgattggaatctaGTCTAAAACGACTGACATCCACATTGTGTATTGCCACTAttcagatccgatttgtgtGTCCCATGCCACTCTTTTTCCACATGATTtccggaatatctgcattggtttctatggcaatgatgTTGCGTTGGTAGGTATATGCCAAAAACAACAAGcgcaacatggaggggtttgcatACATGTTGTCTTATTTTCAACATGAATATGTGTAGACAATGTGAAATCCGATCAGAACAGTCAGACTGAAACGGATTTCCAGAGATGCGATTTGAATAattttcaaaccacatatgaatgaatGCTGTTCACACTTGCTATATCTGATCTgatttcaatcggatatgcacaaaaattggatttggactgacagtctgaacgaggcttgaagggatagttcacccaggaGCCGTATGGTTTagttttatgatggatggatgcgcttttttttgggcttcacaATCTTaggtaccattcactcccattataaagcttggaagagccaggatgttttttaatataactcagattgtgtttgtatatacacctaggatgacttgagggtgagtaaattatggcataattttcatttttgggtgaactaaccctttatgttCACATTTGGTAGGTTCGGTGTTAGAAGtgacagtgtgaacgctaagtgaaccaggactaaatgtatcattttcttgTTTGGTACAGACCAAACAAACCAAGAGAACCAAACTAGTGCGAACACACCCTATGAAAAGCATTTAGTGTGCACACTaaacagaagatattttaaagaatgttggtaaccagacagttgacgatAGCcagtgacttccatagtaggaaaaatacactatggaagtcaatggctaccatcaactgtctggttaccagcaatctttaaaatatcttcttttgtgttcaacagaagaaagaaactcatacaggtttggaacaacatgagggtgagtgaacaacgacaaaattttcattcttgggtgaactatccctttaagaaacgTTTCACTAGGAATAACGGTCAATTTTATAATGGTTACTGTTCTCAAATAAGACATCCTTCATGACGTatgccttcgaaatgagacacagcttaATTCACAGTTACATAGTAACATAGTATGTCTAAGAACTATGTTACCATAACACCATTTACATAAGCACACCAGATAGcatttaataaactttttttatttctcattgaCTCATTCAGTCATAaccactgacatattttattacttCCACAGAAAGCGGTTGACGTGAAGCTAGTTCACTTTGTGGGAAGTCACATACCTGGTGACAGAAAGCCAGGGTGAAGCGTGAATAAACTGTAGGTCTGCAGTAGACTCTGAGGAAGGCTGAGCGTCAAAGCCTCGATCAGACACAGAGCAGACACATCAGCCTGCTGCATTAGTAATGCACCAAACTTAAGCTGCCCACCTTCAGACTTCATGCAGCTCCATAACCTGCAAATATAAAACAGATACACACATCTTAGAAACATCACTGGGTGAATCCACCTGTCATGAACATGCAAAAGTCATATTTCACCcacaaattaaaagaaagaaataataaattacactactgtccaaaagtttggggtctgtaagatttattgttgtttgacgtttcttatgttcaccatagcagcatttatttaattaaaactaatacagtaaaaacagtaatactgtgaaatatttttacaatttaaaataactgttttctattttattttaaaatagtaatcCTTTGATgataaagctgtattttcagcatcattactcaagtcttcagtgtcacatgatccttcagaaatcgtttttatatgctgatttgctgctcaagaaacatatattattattaacaattattaaaaatatttttgtgaaaaacgtGATACATCTTTtgatcaggattctttgaatagtaTAGAAAGTATGAATatgaatgaatagaaagttcaaaagcatttatttaaaatagaaatctattgaaacaatataaatgtattttactctttactgtcactttttttaagactattaagatttttttcccatgacattttaatgacaagtaaccatttttttttcattatcatTACTGTTGTGTTATTATactgaaaaataacattattaaaataaagttaacattatttgaatgttacagtatgttttatttatgcttaaatatcttaatatatCATTGtactaatataatatagtacAAAAAACGGTAATGAAACTCAGAGTTGAGAATAATggaaattacaaaaatattgatttttttttttttaaatggttaaaaaccaaagaatatgaAAATTTGAGGAAAAATCTTTaattgtcacaatgcaaaataaatgtaatggtCTTAAAAATATGCCTCATTTTATTTATgctgaattttcttttttttttttatgcagaattatttttttaatgaaatgtggcctagagatttttttaagaattcaCCGGATTATACAGTGTCACTGTCATTATATTGTACAGTAATTTACTAGTTTCCCACCTCACTCTTTATTAATAACTGAATTAAAGCATCTCTAAATAATATAGTGTTTTGACCTGTGATAGATGCCCAGATGCAGGCAGTGCACAAGAATGAGTGATGGCTTGCATCTTTCTGCATCAGTAATGTTGTACCACTTCAGACTGAGCAGCTGCACAGCCGTGACAGGCCAACACAGACCCAGCGTCAACCAGGCCAGCAGCTCTTTTCCCGTCCAGAGGTAGTGCGTGAAGCACAGTACAACTGATGACATAAACGACAAAAAAGTCAGACAACAAAttccattttgattttgatttgttAGTGcagtctttctctttcttctcgGGCTCTGTCTCTGATGTAAAGCAGCTGTGTGAAAGAACACGCCCCCTACTCGCCATTCATGAAAAAGGCGCTCAAATGCAGTGAAACCATGGCAGCATTGCAGCAATAATGTGCCGAAACAAAACAGAACTCATAATAAAACAAGTCAGAACAGGCAAAAACCACATTCACATGCCAGTGTAGTTGCCAAATATGTTTAGTAAGCACAGATAGCGGTTTGGGAACGAATGGTTCAACGGAAAACAACTTACGTGCCGCTTTCTCCAATAAAACAATGACTCCTGAAAAAGAGTAGAGACATACGTGACTCCACATGACCGCACTTCCCTTTCGATTCTGCATCGTTGCTT
This window of the Ctenopharyngodon idella isolate HZGC_01 chromosome 17, HZGC01, whole genome shotgun sequence genome carries:
- the xkr5b gene encoding XK-related protein 5b isoform X2, whose protein sequence is MQNRKGSAVMWSHVCLYSFSGVIVLLEKAALVLCFTHYLWTGKELLAWLTLGLCWPVTAVQLLSLKWYNITDAERCKPSLILVHCLHLGIYHRLWSCMKSEGGQLKFGALLMQQADVSALCLIEALTLSLPQSLLQTYSLFTLHPGFLSPVALCVGLSLLNVSWFLVLFSHSCFLLRPGHLHMTPAAMLCQLIWRGGMLGARVASLMFFCSAFHWWFSGVVGFHWLIMTFWQVSQQTDICINRSSWRLFNLILGAMHVFLFLNVKDGPSRYRMTGFYL
- the xkr5b gene encoding XK-related protein 5b isoform X1, giving the protein MQNRKGSAVMWSHVCLYSFSGVIVLLEKAALVLCFTHYLWTGKELLAWLTLGLCWPVTAVQLLSLKWYNITDAERCKPSLILVHCLHLGIYHRLWSCMKSEGGQLKFGALLMQQADVSALCLIEALTLSLPQSLLQTYSLFTLHPGFLSPVALCVGLSLLNVSWFLVLFSHSCFLLRPGHLHMTPAAMLCQLIWRGGMLGARVASLMFFCSAFHWWFSGVVGFHWLIMTFWQVSQQTDICINRSSWRLFNLILGAMHVFLFLNVKDGPSRYRMTGFYLLMLLENTFLLLLASDSLRKPSWDSMSIPVAVLCSFFIGVIFVVLYYRFLHPKSTEILQSLRLQMSLTTVDRTTDGDCKDTTLESSTHNHGTFSVTDFASVKHAGGCSDQPLEGDWHHHRMLIHLALKTGNTDKINCLYGDRGLSVILGNDDAPDTDSGGNCCNQPSVEAGERSESCPVENREGFSGAEVRQQSPEKGGVYDTCPADCSSTVYFSAEPHSSYSVGDSTLDKENMAVISPIMNGAALILTAKQLLNRNPCYTSTPIPDLKTMHSTSPRLAGARRQVHF